One Myxococcales bacterium genomic window, ACGCCGTCGTCGTCGTCGGGCCGTCGGAGCGGCTCATCGGCCTGGTGACCTCGACGGATCTGTTGCTCCTGCTCGGTGGCCGCGACGAGGCGCGCCCGCTTCCCTTCGCCTTCGAGATTCAAGAGCGAGGCGCTGAGGCGTGACGCAGCGCGAGGGGCGCTCGAGGAGGGTCCTTTGAGGCACGGCCTCGTGCTCACAGGCGGCGGCGCTCGCGGCGCGTACCAAGCGGGCGCGCTCCTCGGGATCGCCGAGATCACCGGCGCGCACGAGCTCCCGTTCTCCGTCGTGACGGGGACGTCGGCGGGCAGCATCAACGCGGCGTTTCTCATGGCCCGCGCAGACGACTTTCAGGGGGCGACGCGCGCCCTCTGCGATCTTTGGGCGACGCTGAAGGCCAGCGATGTCTTCCGCACCGACGTGGCGACGCTCTCGAGCATCGGCGCCAGGTGGCTCACCGACCTTGCGCTCGGTGGATTCATAGGCAGCGGCCGCGCCAAGTCGCTCTTGGATACGAGCCCGCTTCGGACGCTGCTCGAAGAGAACGTCGACAGCACCGCACTGGCTCACGTGCTCGATGGCGGGGCGCGCACGCTCGCGTTGACGGCTACGAACTATCACAGCGGCATCGCGATCACCTTCTACCAAGGCGCCCGTGAGCTCGCGGGATGGACGCGCACGGGTCGCATGGGGGCCCGAGCCAGCCTCGGTGTCCAACACGTGCTCGCATCCTCGGCCATCCCCGTCTTCTTTCCCCCCGTCGAAATCGATGGCGCCTTCTACGCCGACGGTTGCATCCGCCTAGGGACACCGTTCAGCCCGGCGATCCACCTCGGCGCTGACCGAGCGCTCGCCATCGGCACTCGGCACCGCTCGAGAGAGGCGGACCCGTTCGAGCTCCGTCACGGTGACTCGCCGCTTCGTTCGCCGAGTCACGCGGACGTAGGTGGCACGCTGCTCAATGCCGTCTTCCTCGACGCCATCGACGCGGACTTCGAGCGTGTCGACCGGATCAACCGGACGCTCGCTCTCATTCCGCCCGACGCTCGTTCGCGCCATGAGCTTCGCTTGTTTCCGGCCACGCTCCTGCTCCCCTCCACCGACCTCGGCGCCGTCGCCGCCAAGGCCGAGGCGCACCTGCCTTTGATGTTGCGTCACTTGATGAAAGGTCTCGGCGTGGGTGACGGCACCGGGTGGGACCTACTGAGCTACCTCGCCTTCGACACAGCCTTCACCTCGCGGCTCGTGGGCTTAGGCTTCGAGGACGCCAAGCGAAGCAGCGCCGCCATCGAGAGCTTCTTTTCGGGCTCCTGAGCTGGCGCCGTGGTCACGGCGGTGGCCCCTGCTATCAACGGTCGACGACGCGGCCCAATGAAGCCGCCTTCGTTGCCGACTGTGGGCGGGCTCGCGAGGCCTCGTCCATGAGGTCGTCGTAGACCTTGCGCGCGATACCTGGCCGCCGCCCCGCGAGCCAGACCACCGCCTCCTCGAAGGAGGCGTGAATGGAGATCTCGTAGGGAGGCGGCCGGATCCAGTTAATGGCCGTCACCACGGCCCGCGCCACGCGTGACTCCGACACGAAGACAAGCAGCGGCGTCGACTGCACGGTCCTGGTGGCCTCGGCCATACGCTTTCGCCACGCGGCGTTCGGCGTCGGGTTATCGCGGTCGACGACTACAATGGCCGTCGACTCACGCCCCCGCATGCGCACGTCGAGCTCGTGCAACGAGCTGATGTAGCGCTCGTAGTCCGCGTCGCTGTTGACGGAGCCTTGGAATCGCCACACGCCGACACCCCAAACGAGGTCGTAGCTGAAGGACATCATGGCCATGAGAGGATAGCTCGTCTCGTGGCGCCGTTCGCTGCGCTACGAGCATCTCGAAGCAGCCCCTCGCGAGGGCCAAGGCCGCGTGGTCGGCCGTCACTGAGCAAGCGCCCCGAGAGCCCGGGTGGGTGGCTCCCGTCGCTCGTTCTCCCCGGTTAAAACTCGGGCGCCGCCGTTGCCACCGTCGCAGCGCGTGACACACAGACCCGCATGAAGAGTCCGTTGTTGCTCTCGGCCGTCTTGAGTCTTGCGGTCGCACACGTCGGCTGCTCCGCCGCTCCGGAGGCGTTGGCTGACGACGACGCGCCGCTGTCGGCGGCACGAAGCGATGCGACCATCGAAGCGGAGCTCAGAGCTGCCGTGCAGGGCGCGCTCTACATCAGTGAGGCCGACTACCCCTTCGAGGTCGTTCACGCGCCCTTGCCGCAGGGAACGCGATCGCTGACCGCGGAGCTGCTGCAGGAGAGGCTCGCGACCTACGTCGACCGGCACGCCGACGCGGACAAGCCGCTCCTTGAGCTCAAGTCGATGACGAAGTCGTTCGCGGCCTGGCGGCACGGCTTTGCCACGTGTCGCGATCACGAGGGGGCGTACCCGGAGCAATGCCCGCGCATCTCTCGCATCAACGCAGCGCTCGCAAAGAACCTTCGCGGCGTCCGCGTCTACTACTTCGGGCGCGAGGGCGAAGAGGGCAACGTGGAAGGGACCACCGTGTCCATCTTCGTCGTCGGCGTGACACCACAAGGCAATCTCGCCGGCGTGTGGACCCTCGCCGCGTGGACATGAGCGGGCGCCGCCGCCCAAGCCGCGCAACCGAATCCGCTACCTCGCGCCGGCGCCGTTCGCGCTGGCGGCCTCGCCGGTTGACATCAAGTGTGGCGCGACGACGCCATAGGGGCTCGCGACCACGACCCGAGCGTTCGTGAAGCTGATCTGCGAGACCGAGTCGAAGGCGAAGTGTTGTGAGGTCGCGACGACTCGAAAGTCTCCGCTCGGGGTGCTGCAGAAGAGGCGTCCCGCGGTGATGCACACCGTGCCGTCACGACGGGCAGCGATGCGACCGAACTCGAGCTCGCCGAGCCTCCGGTTTGGCCCCCTTTGCGCCGTCACCTCGGCACCGGACTTCGCGTCGAAAGCCACAACTGTGTCGTTGTTCGGTTGCCCGATGACGGCACGACGTCCAGGTTCGTCGACGTTCGCATAGACACGCCCGTCACGCAGGGCGAGCTGCTTGGACACGAGCCCGCCGCGTGCGAAGGTCACCGGCGCGAAGGCCGGCGTAGGCGCGCGGAAGTCCGCGTAGAAGGCCTCTTGCACCTCGTCGGGCCGCGGAACGCAGAGCGCGCCGAACTCGTCGACGAGGGTCTTGTGGCAGCGCCGCCCCGTTGGGAGTGACGAGGTGGCCCCGTCGATGAGGGAGACGACGAGCACCGACGTGTCCGAGCTCACGTAGAGGCGGCGAGTCGCCGCGTCATGGGCGACATCCACGCCCTGATCCCCGAGCGCCGCCTTCGCGAGCAAGGTGACGGCGCCCCCGCCCTTCGGCAGGCGCCAGACGCGCTCGACTCGATCTTCGTGGCTCGCAACGAACACGAGGTCGCTGCCAACGAGGGTCATCCCCTGGAGGTAGGTCACCTTGGGGGCGGCGCCGCGAGGGTCGCCATCCCAGAGGACGCGCGAGCTCTCAGTGCCGTCGAGCCGCACCACTTCGATTCTTGGGTTCATCGCCGAGCCCACGTAGACCCGGTCCTCGTCTGCCGCGAAGCGGGCCACGGCGGTCTTGGTGAGGAGCGGCGGAGCCTGCTCGGGCGGCGATTCGAGGTTTGACTCGTCCTCCGCCGACGGTGGCCCACCAGCACCGCACGCGACCGCGAACGCCAGAGACGAGAGAAGTGCGCTTCTTGCGAGCAACATGATCCTCTCGATGAGCAGAGATCATGCCGCGATGGGCGGCAGGCACGCGCAGACTGCGCAGACGCGTGCCGAGCTTGATCGCGTTGGAATGACTGAAGTCGCGATCGCAGCGGCGGGGGCCGCCAGGTCGGCGCGGATGCCGACCTGGTCTCCACGTTTGGTCCATCGGGACGAGCGCGCCCGCCCCGCCCGTGCCCGCCCCCCGCGCCCGACGAAGGTCCGACGTCGGTTCGGCGGGACCGCTCAGCGCGCGATTGGCACGAAGCGGCGCGCGGAGACGTTCCGCCCATCGGCCACGTGCACGATGGCGAGCTCTCCGCTTGTCGCGACGGCGAGCGACGCGTAGGTCCAAGAGCCCGTCGCCAAGAGGCCGAGGCTTCGCTCGGCGACTGTGCCCCGCGCGTCGATGCGAACCACCGACCCGCGAGCGTAGGCTGGGTCGTAGCTCACGTGCGCGCGCTTCTGCACGAACACGTTGCCCGTGCCGTCAACGGCGAGGTCCGGGAAGGGCGCCTGCGTGAGCGTGGGGTACGAGCCGAGCGCGATGGAACGGGCGACGCCGACGTCGTCGAGCTCGACGTAGGTCGCCGCATAGTCGGCCAGCGATGAGCTCGTCGTATAGGCGTACGGCTGCAGCACGAGGTGCGTCGTGCCGTCGGCGCCATGCGTATGGGTGAAGTGGGGCCGCCCTTGGGGAGCCGTAGACGCCAGCGAGGTCTTCGTCCACGGGTCGATGGCGTTCGTGCGACGGTAGCGCACGATGTCACCGAACTCGGCCGCGGCGACGACGTCCGCACCGCCGTCCTTGCGAACGTGCACCGCGAGATCGCGATAACCGGCCGACGAACGGCACAGGTCGATCTCCTCCAGAGAGCCAAAGGTGCCGTTGGCGGGGCGCGCCGCCAGGACAAGGCGGCAGCGAGAACCTGCGCCGCTCGCCGATTGAAGCGCCATCGCGAGGAAGGTCGTCCCCTGCCCGTTTCGCCCAATCGCGGTATTGAGAACGACATCGCGCGATCCGGGCCGCGGCCCCTGGTCGTCGCCAAAGATGGCCGGCGCGCCGGGGTAGCCGGCGGACGTGAACACAAGCTCCGGCTCGAGACCGACGGCGCGATCGTAGCGGACGCGGGTCGCGGAGGTTGCGCCCCGCGACGAGACGCCGCCGCCGTTGCCGCTCTGAACGGCTGTCCATGGGCCTTCGTGGATCGCATAGCTCGTGGCGCCGGTCGTGCGCGACCAGGAGGACTGGGCGTAGGCAACGCGAAGGGAGCCGCTCGTGTCAAAGGCGGCCTCCATGCCGCTGGCGATGGAATCGACGCGCTGGCTTTCGTCCCGCACCGTCACGCAGCGATCGAAGAAGCACATCGCGGCGCCGCCGCCACACTGCGCGTCTTCGGTACAGACCGCCGTGGAGTTGCTCGGAGAAGATGCATTGGCGAACGAGACGGCAAACGTGGCAGGCCGCGACTTCTCGTCGCGGAACGCGAGGTAGTACGTGCCGCCCTTCGTCACCGTCTTCGTGATGCGCGCGTTTCGGTCGGTGGCGCTGACGTCGCCGCTGCGATCGAGGGTCTGGAAGGCTGAGCCGAGGAGCCACGCTCGCGGGTCGCCATCTTGCGATTCCACCCGAAGGTCCACAAGCTGGCCGGCCGACAGGTTCATCGCGAAGGCGCGGTACACGCGCGTACCGTCGTGCGAGACGCTCTTGGTCTCGCCGGGGGCGAGCGTACCGACGATCTCGGCGCTCATGAGCGCGCGCAGATCGTCTTCGGATGTGGCGCTGGACGCGTCGGCATCGGCGGACGCGCAACCGACGACGAGAGCGCCTCCAGCAAGGCAGAGCGTGAGTGCCGTGAGGTGAGAGAAGAAACGAGATTGCGAGATGGCGAGTGTGCGCATGAGGTCCTCTTCGCGGCTGACGTAACCGCACTGGCAGCTACGTGAAGACACGCGCCGTCTTCCTATGCAACGACTCGTCGCGCGAATTTTCGTGCGGCGCGGCGATCATGGGGATCGACGAGCGCATGCGATCGCGGAGCACACCTCCACGGCGACGCAGGACTGAACGCGGCGCTATTGGACGCGGGAGACCTTGAAGGAGCCGCCCGTGACGCTGTGCTCCGCCTTCGCGAGGTCAACCAACGTGCCTGAGAAGGTTCCTTCGATCGCGTCGCCGACGTTGGCCGCCGCGCGCGTGACCTCGACGGAGCAGGTCCCCTTGTAGTTGTCGGCCACCCAGCCCACCGGCTTACCGGCTTCGTTGAAGCCGAAGTTCATCGAAGCCGCGCCGAGCGTGGCGCACGAGTGAGTCCCCACGGCGTTCTTCACCCCGAGGATGAAGCCTTTGTAGCTAGCGCTCGTCGTGAGCGCGTCGGTGCCCGCCCCGAGCTGTAGCGTGCCGACGGGGCCCGGTCGCGCGCCGACGTTAACCGTCGCGTTCACCTTCGTCCCGTCGACGTCGGCCACGATGAACCCGCTGCCTGCGTCCGCGACGGCCGCGTCGTTGGCGAGGGCAGCGTCGCCGGTGACAGAGGCGTCGGAGGCGGCGCCTGCGTCGGTGGTGGACGCCTCCCCGTCCTGCGTCGAGCCACCGTCGGCGCCCGGTGCGCTGAGCTCTCCCTCGGAGCACGCGGAGCACGCGGCACTGAGGATAGCGCCCGCCAGCAAGACCCCGGCGAGGTTCGAGTGCACGAGAGCGACACGGCGAGGACGGGCTTGCAGCATGAACCCATAGTCTTACGACAACCACCCGCCGCCACGGAAGCCCCGACGGTCGACCCGCCTGCGCAGCGCGTGCCGCGTGACGCGTACGTCTTCGGCAAAGAAACGTCGCCGCGGCACTCCGCCGGGGTCTTCCGCTGAGTGGTTCGCGCCCCGGACAGTGTGCCGCCGGTTATCCTCGCCCGATGCACGAGCCCGTTACGCTGAACATCCTGTATGCCATGCCGATTCCCGTCGGCCATCGCGTCGAGGTGCACGTGTTCGCAGCCGCGGCGAGCATGTTCCAAGGTGTTGAGCCCGTGCCGAGTCAGCCCCTCGTCAGGGACCTCGAGACAGGGATCATCTACGGCGCTGGCTGGCACTACGAGGACGTGTCCGTCTACGTGCCGCACCAGGTTCGGCCGCTCCCGCTGCACCCGCGCCGCGATCTGCAGGTGCCCTATGCTCCGCTCGTGGGCCGCGTCCTCGCCTGCCGCATCGCGGCGATCGGCGCCGGAAAGGGCCAGTACCAACAGACGACGCTCGTCGTCGAACCGCTCCCGCCCGAGCAAGTGTACCGGTAGCGTCCCCTTGCGCGCGACCGCAGGGTCCGACGGCTCACTCCCCGCGCTCCTCCTTCGTGGGAGAAGCGCGGGGACTCGCGCTGCCTCAGAGCTTCGGCAAGACCGCGCAAGTGGCGTTGACGCCGGCGCCGGTCGCCTTGTCGTCACACACCAGGACGTCGACTTGTCCCGCTGACGCGGCACCGGCGGCGTCGATGGCGAACGCCGTTCGAATGCCCTGGTCGGGGAGGCCTGCGGCCTTGATGGCGTCGCTCGCCCAGACCGTGGCGCCGGTTGCCGACGCCGCCGCGCCAAGGGTGATCTTGGTGTCGGCGGCTGCGATCGGCTTGTAGCCCTTCGTCGCCGCTAGAGCCGCGTCTGTCTCGCTGTACGCGACCGAGCTGAAGAGAGCCGCCGACAGGTTTGCGCCGGACGCAGCGCCGACAAAGACAGGGATGTTCGTCGTGGGCGCTGCGTGCACGAAGCGGAGGTGGGTGTTGCCGGCAGCCGGCGCCGCGAGCAGATCGAAGAACGGCTTGACCGTGAAGGCCGTGGCCGACGCATCACTCCCGAGCTTGCCGATGGCGGCTGCCGTCGCGTAGTCACCGGCGGCGAGCGCCGGCAAGGTGATGTCGGGCAGCCCTGCGAGAGAGGTCGCGCAGTTGGTGGCCGAGTCGGCCACGAGCCTCGCCTTGTACGTGCCGGCGGGGACCTCGAGGTAGGTCGTGACCTGCTTGAAGGTCAGGGCCGGCGTCGCGGGAACGTCGGTCGCGGAGAAGGTTGCACTCGACGCGGTGACGCAGACCTTCACCGCGGGCGCGTTCGGCGAGAGATGCGCGACACGGACGAACGCCTTCGGGGCCGCGGCGTCGGTGCCGGAATCGGCGGCCGTCGAGGCGTCACTTCCGCCGGAGCCGCTGTCGGTGCCCGTGCTTGTCTCACTCGAGCTTCCGGCGTCTCCCCCTCCGCTCGTAGACGGCGAAGCCGGGTCGTCATCGCTGCAGGCAGCGAGCGGTACGCCCATGGAGGTCAGGCCAACAACGAGCAGCGCGAAGCGATTCGAGGTCATAAGGGATTCTCCTTGCCGCGGGTGAGTGTCGCGGCGAGGCAACTATGGGGACCCCGTAGGAAGGCGCGTGCGAATGAGCGGACGCGACCGCCTGTGAGCGATTCTGGGCGGCGGCGCCTCTCTCATGGCGCGAGCGGCGGTCTTGCTACGTGGTGCGGACTCGCTTCGCCGAAGGCCGCTTCGCCGCCCCCTTCGCCTCCACGGCCTTCGCCACCTTCACGGCCTTCGCTGGCTTCACGGCCTTCGCGGGCTTCACGGCCTTCGCGGGCTTCGCCTCCGTGGCGCCGGAGCCTTGCCGCAACTTCGCGACCGCGCCCTTCACGAAAGCCAGCAGCGCAGCCTCGTCAACGTTGGCCAACGACTTCACGTAGAAGCAGCCTTTCGCGACTTCGACCTTCCCGAGCTTCTTCACCGCCGCAACATCGAGAGGGGCCCCCGACGACACGTAGAGGGCCGTCTTGCCCTTGCGGGGTGAGAAGCCCGTTTCAAACCAATCGTTCTCCTTGCCCGATGCGTTCCTGTACGTCCGCTTTCCGAAACCCACGATGGCGCTGCCCCACATGGAGCCCTTGTCTCCAGTGACCTTCGCCATCAGAGCGCGAAGCCGAAGCGCATCGGCGCGCTGCTTGTCGTCTGCGATGGCGCCGAGAAATTCGTCGACGCTTGTGGATTCCTTCTTGGTCTTGAGTTCGGCCATGGATGACTCCTGTCGGGTGCGCGCGTGGCACGCGAGCCAGCGTAACCAAGCCGGCTCGCGAACGTGAGCCCGTGGCGGCGCTCATCCCCCCATCGACGGCGTGTACGACTTGCCGGGCGTCCCGCCTAGCGCGAGCAGCGTCGCCGCTTCATCTTTCGTCACGAACTTTCTCCGGAGCGGAGGCGCGACGCGGATGAAGTCACCGGTGCGAAAGGTGCGCGAAGCGCCCTCGGCCTCTAGGACAAGGCTCCCGCTCAGCACCAGGTAGACCTCTTCTTGCCCGTCCTTGGCGTGGTCGTGCTCAGGGTAGCCGGTGCAATGAGCGTCCAGCTCGAGCA contains:
- a CDS encoding patatin-like phospholipase family protein, with product MRHGLVLTGGGARGAYQAGALLGIAEITGAHELPFSVVTGTSAGSINAAFLMARADDFQGATRALCDLWATLKASDVFRTDVATLSSIGARWLTDLALGGFIGSGRAKSLLDTSPLRTLLEENVDSTALAHVLDGGARTLALTATNYHSGIAITFYQGARELAGWTRTGRMGARASLGVQHVLASSAIPVFFPPVEIDGAFYADGCIRLGTPFSPAIHLGADRALAIGTRHRSREADPFELRHGDSPLRSPSHADVGGTLLNAVFLDAIDADFERVDRINRTLALIPPDARSRHELRLFPATLLLPSTDLGAVAAKAEAHLPLMLRHLMKGLGVGDGTGWDLLSYLAFDTAFTSRLVGLGFEDAKRSSAAIESFFSGS
- a CDS encoding DUF4397 domain-containing protein, translating into MTSNRFALLVVGLTSMGVPLAACSDDDPASPSTSGGGDAGSSSETSTGTDSGSGGSDASTAADSGTDAAAPKAFVRVAHLSPNAPAVKVCVTASSATFSATDVPATPALTFKQVTTYLEVPAGTYKARLVADSATNCATSLAGLPDITLPALAAGDYATAAAIGKLGSDASATAFTVKPFFDLLAAPAAGNTHLRFVHAAPTTNIPVFVGAASGANLSAALFSSVAYSETDAALAATKGYKPIAAADTKITLGAAASATGATVWASDAIKAAGLPDQGIRTAFAIDAAGAASAGQVDVLVCDDKATGAGVNATCAVLPKL
- a CDS encoding DUF1801 domain-containing protein is translated as MAELKTKKESTSVDEFLGAIADDKQRADALRLRALMAKVTGDKGSMWGSAIVGFGKRTYRNASGKENDWFETGFSPRKGKTALYVSSGAPLDVAAVKKLGKVEVAKGCFYVKSLANVDEAALLAFVKGAVAKLRQGSGATEAKPAKAVKPAKAVKPAKAVKVAKAVEAKGAAKRPSAKRVRTT